The Sphingomonas naphthae nucleotide sequence GGCTCCAGCGTGTTGACGCCCAGCCCCCACGCCTTGATGAGCCCCTCCTTCCGCATCCGGGTCAGCTCGGGCATGGCGCCCTTGATCGCCTGTGCCAGATAGTCCTTCCAGCGCGGCCCCATGTCGGCATTGTCGGGCGACACGTCGTGGATGAAGACGATGTCGAGCCGCGAGACGCCGAGCCGCTGGAGGCTGTCCTCGATCGAGCGGCGCGTGCCCTCCGCGCTGTAATCATAGACGTGGCGGAAGGGCGGCACCTCGGCCCAATTGCCCACCTTGGTGCCCGCTACCGCCTGATCGGGCCGCAGCAGCCGGCCGACCTTGGTGGAAAGCGTGAAGCTGTCGCGATCCCGGCCGTCGAAGAAGGTGCCGAAGCGCCGCTCGGACAGGCCGAGGCCATACCAGGGCGAGGTGTCGAAATAGCGCACGCCCTCGTCCCACGCCGCCTGCAACGCGCCCATCGCCTGTTCGGGCGAGGTGACGACGTGATTGCTGCCGACCTGCGTGCCGCCCATGCCGAGCCGCCCTGCCGGGCGGAAGCGGCCGCCCTCGACCGGGGCATTGGCGGGGAGCGGCCCGGCGGGCGCGCGGGCGGCGGCGGGCATCGCCGACAGCGCGGCGAGGCCGGCGGCGCCGGTGAGGAAATGGCGGCGGTCGGTCATGGGACATATCTCCGGCTGCGGCGCGACGGGCGCACCGAGGTTCACCCGGCGGAGAAAGCGTGAGCGGCTGGGACGGGGCCGTGACAAATCATGTCCTGGATTGCGTTTTCAGGCGGCATGATTGTCAGTTTCTTATCGCAACCTTTGCGCGTGCCGTGCGATGGCGATCAGTTCCTCGTCGAGCAGCACCGTGCCCACCGTGCCGCTCGCCTTGATCTGGCGTTCGGCCGCGCCCAGCCGGTCGATGGCGCGGGCGATCGCCTCCGGGGTCCAGCGCGACAGCTGCGCCTGCACCTCGTCCTTCTCCTTCCAGAAGATCGCCTTGCCCGATGTCGCCATCACGCCCGACAGCGTCTCGCCATTCGCCATCTGCGCGCGCAGGCCGCCGAGCAGCATCAGCCGGCGGAGCAAGGCGCGGGCGACGGGGATGCCGGCGATGCCCTCGGTGCCGAGCCGGGCCATTTCGCGATCGGCGTCGGCGGGCCGGCCGGACAGGACCGCGCCGACCAGCCGGCTGAGATCGCCCTCGTCGAGCGCGGCGCCGAGATCGTCGAGCGCCTCATGATCGATCTCGCCCGGCCGATCGGGCGCGGCATCGGCGTAGAGCGCGAGCTTCTCGATCTCCTGCGCCAGCAAGGCGCGGTCTCCGTTGGTGGCCTTGGCGAGCCGCTGGGCGACGTCGGGGCGGATCATCAGCCCGGCGTCGCGCGCCATCTGCTGCGCCAGCCGATCGGCATCGGCCCCCTCGGGCGCGTAGCTGGCGAACACCAGCACCGCCGGGCTGGCCAGCGCCAGCTTGAGCAGCTTGGAATCCTTGCGCAGATTGCCCGCGACCATCGCCACCGGATTGCCGGCGGCCGACGCCTCCAGCAGCGCCTCGACGGCGGGCAGGCTCTCGTCACCGGCATTCTCGACGCGGATCCAGCGCGGATCGCCGAACAGCGAGATGGCCGCCGCCTGATCGGCCAGCGCGGCGGGGTCGGCGCGCAATTCGCCGCCCGTCAGGTCGATCCGCTCCGCGCCGCCGCCGACGGCCTTGGCCAGCCGCCCGGCTAGCGCCGCCGATCCCGATTCGTCGGGGCCGTAGAGCAGGAACAGGCGGACGTCCGCATCCGCCCGATCGAGCGCGCGCTCGATCTGCGGGCGGGTCGCCTTCACTTGTTGGCCGGGGCGCCGCCCTGATCGGAGCCGGTGCGCTCCATGTAGAGCGCGATGCGCGACACGATCTGGTCGGCCACCTCGGTCACCAGCCGCTCCTCGATCGTCTGTTCGGCGGCGATGGTGGCATATTCGGAACCCACCACGTCGAGACCCGCGTCCGATCCGGCGGTGGCGTCGAGCAGCACCTGCCCGCGCGCGGCATCGACCAGCCGGTAACGCGCGCGCAGGGTGCGCCGCTCGCGGGTGACGGCGCTGTCGGCGCGCACGCCGAAGCCCTGGATATTGTCGTCCAGCTCGATCTCCAGCCGGAAGCGCGCGGGCGCGCCCTCGGGCCGGTGGAGGCGATCGGCCAGCGCATGGCTCATCAGCCAGCCGTTGCGGTTGGGCATCGACTGCACCTCGATCGCCGCCAGCGACCGCGCCACCGGGCTGGCCGAGCCGCCCGAATAGAGCGGGCGCAGGCCGCAGCCGGTGAGGGCGAGGGAGATTGCGGCAAGGGCGGCGAGTCGCTTCATGCGACGAGGTTTACCAGACGATCGGGCACCACGATGATCTTCTTCGGCGTCTTGCCCTCCAGCAGGCGCAGCACCTTGTCCGATCCCATCGCCAGCGCCTCCAGCGTGGGCTTGTCGGTGCCCTTGGGCGCGGTCAGCGTGTCGCGCAGCTTGCCGTTGACCTGGATGGCGATGGTCACCTCGTCGTCCACCAGCAGCGCCGGATCATGTTCGGGCCACGGCGCATTGGCGATCAGGCCCGCTTCGCCGCGATCCTCCCACGCCTGTTCGGCGAGGTGCGGGATCATCGGCGAGGAGAGCAGCAGCAGCGTGCGGATCGCCGCCTCGCGGCTGGCCGAGGGCGCGGCCTTCTCGATCGCGTTGACCAGCCCATAGAGCTTAGCGACCGCCTTGTTGAACGACAGTGCCTCGATATCGGCGGCGATGCCGGCGATGGCGCGGTGGGTCTCGCGGTCGAGCGCCTTGTCCTCGCCCACGGCACCGCGCGGGGCCTGCGTGAGCTTCCAGACCCGCGCGGTGAAGCGCGCGCAGCCCTCGATGCCGGCGACGCTCCACGGCAGGTCGCGCTCGGGCGGGCTGTCGGAGAGCATGAAGAAGCGCACGGCGTCCGCGCCATGCTGGTCGAGGATCACATGCGGATCGACGACATTCTTCTTCGATTTCGACATCTTCTCGACCCGGCCGACCGTCACCGGCTCGCCGGTCGCGATCACCCTGCCGCCGCTGATATCCTCTGGCGCCAGCCACTGGCCGGCGGGATCCTTGTAGGTCTCGTGCGTCACCATCCCCTGCGTGAACAGGCCGGTGAACGGCTCCTTGATCGAAATCTTGCCGATCCGCTCCAGCGCGCGCGTCCAGAAGCGGGCGTAGAGCAGGTGGAGGATCGCATGTTCGACCCCGCCGATATATTGCCCCACCGGCATCCAGCTTTCCGCCACCGCGCGGTCGAACGGCCGGTCGGCCGGCTGGCTGGCGAAGCGGATGAAATACCAGCTCGAATCCACGAACGTGTCGAGCGTGTCGGTCTCGCGCCGGGCGGGGGCGCCGCACGACGGGCAATCGACATGGCGCCACGTCGGATGGCGATCGAGCGGATTGCCCGGCACGTCGAAGCTGACATCCTCGGGCAGCACCACCGGCAGCTGATCCTGCGGCACCGCGACCGGGCCGCACGCCTCGCAATGGATGATCGGGATCGGCGTACCCCAGTAACGCTGGCGGCTGACGCCCCAGTCGCGCAGGCGGTACACCGTCGTGCCCTCGCCCCAGCCCTCGGCATCGGCGCGCGCGGCGACGGCGGCCTTGGCGTCCTCGATCGACATCCCGTCGAGGAAGCCCGAGTTCACGATCACGCCGGGGCCGGTATAGGCCTCGTCCTGGATCGGCGCGTTCGCCTCGTCGAGCGAGGGGGAGACGACGCGGGGCACCGGCAGCGCATATTTGCGCGCGAAATCCAGATCGCGCTGGTCGTGGCCCGGCACCGCCATGATCGCGCCGGTGCCATATTCCATCAGCACGAAATTCGCGATGAACAGCGGCAGGGTGCGATCGGGCACCAGCGGATGCTGGACCCGGAGGCCGGTGTCGAAGCCCTTCTTCTCGGCGGTCTCCACCTCGGCGGCGGCGGTGCCCGAGTGGCGACATTCATCGACGAAGGCGGCAGCCAGCGGATCGCGCGCGGCGACGGCGCGGGCGATCGGATGCTCGGCCGCGACGGCGGCGAAGCTGGCCCCCATGATCGTGTCGGGCCGGGTGGTGAACACCTCGAAGCCGTCGATCTCGCCTTCCGGCGCCGCCAGCTTGAACGTGAACCGCAGGCCTTTCGACCGGCCGATCCAGTTTTCCTGCATCGTCCGCACCTTCTCGGGCCACTGGTCGAGACTCTTCAGCCCCTCCAGCAGTTCGTCGGCGAAATCGGTGATCTTCAGGAACCACTGGTTCAGCTTGCGCTTCTCGACCAGCGCGCCGGAGCGCCAGCCGCGCCCGTCGATCACCTGTTCGTTGGCCAGCACGGTCATGTCGACCGGATCCCAGTTCACCGCCGATTCGCGGCGATAGACGAGGCCCGCCTTGTACAGATCGAGGAACAGCGCCTGTTCCTGGCCGTAATAATCCGGCTCGCAGGTCGCCAGCTCGCGGCTCCAGTCGAGCGCGAAGCCGATCTTCTTGAGCGCGGTGCGCATCGCGGCGATGTTGGCGCGGGTCCAGTCGCCCGGATGGACGCCCTTTTCCATCGCGGCATTTTCGGCCGGCATGCCGAAGGCGTCCCACCCCATCGGGTGCAGCACCTCGAACCCCTTCATCCGCCGATAGCGCGCCAGCACGTCGCCCATCGTGTAATTGCGGACATGCCCCATGTGGATGCGCCCCGACGGATAGGGGAACATCTCCAGGACGTAGCTCTTCGGGCGCGGGCTGGCGTCGTCCGCGTGGAAAGTGCCTTCGGCTTCCCACCGTGCCTGCCAGTGCGCGTCGGCCGCCTTGTGGTCGAACCGCTCGCTCATGAAATCTCTACCCTTGGGTGTCAGCCGCCGACGGCGGTGCGGCGCAGGTCGCGGGCCTTGGAGAGGATGATATCCTCCAGCTTCTGCGCGGTCGCCGCCTGCACCGGCGCGTCGATCCACGTTCCCGCCTGGCTCACCTGGCGCTGCGCCGAGACGCGCACGGCATCGGCGCGCAGATCCTGGTCGAGGATCGCGACCGACAGCTTCATCCGCTCGGTCGGCACCGCCGGATTGGCATACCAGTCGGTCACGATCACGCCGCCGTTCGAATCGACCTGCTGGATCGGCATGAAGCTGAGCGTGTCGAGCGTGGCGCGCCACAGATAGGCGTTGACGCCGATCGTGGTGGTCTTGCTCGCGGCGAGCGTCGCTACCTGGATCCGCTGCTTGTCCCTGCCGCCGCCGCAACCGGCGAGCAGGCCGAGAAGGACGAGGCCGATGATGGGGCGGGCGGAGCGGATCATGCGCGA carries:
- a CDS encoding aldo/keto reductase, with product MTDRRHFLTGAAGLAALSAMPAAARAPAGPLPANAPVEGGRFRPAGRLGMGGTQVGSNHVVTSPEQAMGALQAAWDEGVRYFDTSPWYGLGLSERRFGTFFDGRDRDSFTLSTKVGRLLRPDQAVAGTKVGNWAEVPPFRHVYDYSAEGTRRSIEDSLQRLGVSRLDIVFIHDVSPDNADMGPRWKDYLAQAIKGAMPELTRMRKEGLIKAWGLGVNTLEPALAAFEAADPDIILSATQYSIVKHEAALTRLMPVAARRGASIVVGAPLNDGFLAGGERFNYKREVPTDILDRRARIAAVAQRHGTGLRTAALQFAAAHPVVSAIIPGARSATQAAQNADSMRTAVPAAFWADLKRERLIAAEAPVPA
- the holA gene encoding DNA polymerase III subunit delta; this encodes MKATRPQIERALDRADADVRLFLLYGPDESGSAALAGRLAKAVGGGAERIDLTGGELRADPAALADQAAAISLFGDPRWIRVENAGDESLPAVEALLEASAAGNPVAMVAGNLRKDSKLLKLALASPAVLVFASYAPEGADADRLAQQMARDAGLMIRPDVAQRLAKATNGDRALLAQEIEKLALYADAAPDRPGEIDHEALDDLGAALDEGDLSRLVGAVLSGRPADADREMARLGTEGIAGIPVARALLRRLMLLGGLRAQMANGETLSGVMATSGKAIFWKEKDEVQAQLSRWTPEAIARAIDRLGAAERQIKASGTVGTVLLDEELIAIARHAQRLR
- the lptE gene encoding LPS assembly lipoprotein LptE translates to MKRLAALAAISLALTGCGLRPLYSGGSASPVARSLAAIEVQSMPNRNGWLMSHALADRLHRPEGAPARFRLEIELDDNIQGFGVRADSAVTRERRTLRARYRLVDAARGQVLLDATAGSDAGLDVVGSEYATIAAEQTIEERLVTEVADQIVSRIALYMERTGSDQGGAPANK
- the leuS gene encoding leucine--tRNA ligase, coding for MSERFDHKAADAHWQARWEAEGTFHADDASPRPKSYVLEMFPYPSGRIHMGHVRNYTMGDVLARYRRMKGFEVLHPMGWDAFGMPAENAAMEKGVHPGDWTRANIAAMRTALKKIGFALDWSRELATCEPDYYGQEQALFLDLYKAGLVYRRESAVNWDPVDMTVLANEQVIDGRGWRSGALVEKRKLNQWFLKITDFADELLEGLKSLDQWPEKVRTMQENWIGRSKGLRFTFKLAAPEGEIDGFEVFTTRPDTIMGASFAAVAAEHPIARAVAARDPLAAAFVDECRHSGTAAAEVETAEKKGFDTGLRVQHPLVPDRTLPLFIANFVLMEYGTGAIMAVPGHDQRDLDFARKYALPVPRVVSPSLDEANAPIQDEAYTGPGVIVNSGFLDGMSIEDAKAAVAARADAEGWGEGTTVYRLRDWGVSRQRYWGTPIPIIHCEACGPVAVPQDQLPVVLPEDVSFDVPGNPLDRHPTWRHVDCPSCGAPARRETDTLDTFVDSSWYFIRFASQPADRPFDRAVAESWMPVGQYIGGVEHAILHLLYARFWTRALERIGKISIKEPFTGLFTQGMVTHETYKDPAGQWLAPEDISGGRVIATGEPVTVGRVEKMSKSKKNVVDPHVILDQHGADAVRFFMLSDSPPERDLPWSVAGIEGCARFTARVWKLTQAPRGAVGEDKALDRETHRAIAGIAADIEALSFNKAVAKLYGLVNAIEKAAPSASREAAIRTLLLLSSPMIPHLAEQAWEDRGEAGLIANAPWPEHDPALLVDDEVTIAIQVNGKLRDTLTAPKGTDKPTLEALAMGSDKVLRLLEGKTPKKIIVVPDRLVNLVA
- a CDS encoding DUF3576 domain-containing protein, with translation MIRSARPIIGLVLLGLLAGCGGGRDKQRIQVATLAASKTTTIGVNAYLWRATLDTLSFMPIQQVDSNGGVIVTDWYANPAVPTERMKLSVAILDQDLRADAVRVSAQRQVSQAGTWIDAPVQAATAQKLEDIILSKARDLRRTAVGG